A stretch of the Porifericola rhodea genome encodes the following:
- a CDS encoding tetratricopeptide repeat protein, whose translation MKKYTLSIMLCLAVVATAFGQNKNVRKAESALESGELAEAKALIDPAISDEKTKDDGKTWYIYGQVYQAIAEDSTNSVQADQPYQTALDAYRKAKGMEKEGSVYYTFAEQKIQEVWAKNINAGAEKYQQQDFENAIRNFDVAKMAIPEDTTAYIYGGISAQQAGNMDVAAENYAYLVDELDYKSEDFYNSLIYIYLVEKKDNDKAVEYLRKAQEAYPENADFLNREINVLIQEENYEEAEQKLSKAIENEADNPILYYNRAYLYEQLEKEDAAVENYKKAIELDPNYFDATFNLAAYYFNKAAEILQEANNMDLKEYQKRGKEIEESAKVYFEKALPYLEKSKEIKPDDEKVLSTLQTVYTRLGMDDKAAALESEMSGQ comes from the coding sequence ATGAAAAAGTACACTTTAAGTATTATGCTATGTTTGGCCGTAGTTGCGACTGCTTTCGGTCAAAACAAAAACGTTAGAAAGGCTGAATCTGCGCTTGAAAGTGGAGAGCTGGCAGAGGCAAAAGCATTGATAGACCCAGCTATTTCTGATGAAAAAACTAAAGACGATGGAAAAACCTGGTATATCTACGGTCAGGTGTATCAGGCAATAGCAGAAGATTCTACCAACTCTGTTCAGGCAGATCAGCCTTATCAGACTGCACTAGATGCTTACCGTAAAGCAAAAGGCATGGAAAAAGAAGGTTCTGTTTACTATACTTTTGCTGAACAGAAAATTCAGGAAGTTTGGGCAAAAAATATAAATGCCGGAGCAGAAAAGTATCAGCAACAAGATTTTGAGAATGCCATTCGCAATTTTGATGTAGCTAAAATGGCTATTCCTGAAGATACTACCGCTTATATTTATGGAGGTATCTCTGCACAGCAGGCAGGAAATATGGATGTGGCTGCAGAAAATTATGCTTATCTGGTAGACGAACTGGATTATAAAAGTGAGGATTTCTACAATAGCTTAATTTACATCTACCTTGTAGAGAAAAAAGACAACGATAAAGCTGTAGAATACCTTAGAAAAGCTCAGGAAGCTTATCCTGAAAACGCAGATTTCCTTAACAGAGAAATTAACGTTTTAATACAGGAAGAAAACTATGAAGAAGCGGAGCAAAAGCTTTCTAAAGCTATTGAAAATGAAGCTGATAACCCTATCCTTTACTACAACAGAGCTTATTTGTATGAGCAGTTAGAAAAAGAAGATGCTGCTGTAGAAAACTACAAAAAAGCTATTGAACTTGATCCTAACTACTTTGATGCTACCTTTAACCTGGCAGCTTATTACTTTAACAAAGCTGCTGAAATCCTTCAGGAAGCTAACAACATGGATCTGAAAGAGTATCAGAAGCGTGGTAAAGAAATAGAAGAAAGCGCTAAAGTTTATTTTGAAAAAGCACTTCCTTACCTGGAGAAGTCTAAAGAAATTAAACCTGATGACGAAAAAGTATTGTCTACGCTACAGACAGTGTATACTCGTTTAGGTATGGATGACAAAGCAGCTGCGCTTGAGTCTGAAATGAGTGGCCAATAA
- a CDS encoding DUF1553 domain-containing protein, whose product MELHILGWVTHFLGRLHPLLVHFPIGLLVVALFLETLTLNGKRPGLREGINWLIYIGALSALASALLGYLLYQAEDYQGQTLDFHLAFGLLTAILSLLTASLLYRQQQNKFPKLIAYRSSLVLTVLCLTIAGHLGANLTHGENYLSETLPWNNGAYDKGKTADLLAEFTSADTAHELSTTQKDRLNLEVRAIFAHNCYQCHSELKQKGKLVLETKEGVMRGGESGKLFVAGNSEQSEIIRRLKLPRGHEEAMPGKGKALTKEQIKLISLWIDEGAHWADASLKVFPEAELALRQPELPPGNDPQAHPVDLLMNEYYSQHNISAPQLVNDRIFIRRAYLDVLGLLPKPQQVQGFVQSTQPDKRARLVAELLTDSTNYTQHWLSFWNDLLRNDYSGTGFITGGRKQITDWLYSSLYQNKAYDLMVKELTNPTEASEGFIKGIQWRGVVNASQRTEMQAAQNISQSLMGINLKCASCHNSFVSNVTLKQAYGFANIFADSTLEIYRCDKPTGQMSQVEFIYPELGEVEAASLKDKLKSLSEIITQPENGRLYRTITNRIWHRLMGRGIVEPLDEMDNTPWNEDLLDWLSADLIHHNYDLKHLIYRIMTSSAYQSTSSAYERVEALRSDDYLFKGPVRRRLSAEQFADAISQTIAPVYYATAYEPSAQHINAAWIWAREVEVERDVLPKPGKRYFRYAFNLPIDKEVASAEVLLTADHSFSFYMNTHLIGEASDWRKVQSYRIEPRLKAGANIIAVEAENEGKVANPAGLLFALKITYTDGSEDYVMSDKDWKVSKTEPQMGWTEVAYDDIAWENVKEYRSDYWGKLINFSFDQDEPQAFARASMVKLDPFLKALGRPSRENVTTSRDDQATLLQALELTNGDFFNNIMKEGAERWLAQYGHDHQLLVEQLYLQAFGRKPTEQEQTFLIQKLNEKAPQEPLQDILWASVLLPEFQFIY is encoded by the coding sequence ATGGAACTTCATATTTTAGGATGGGTCACTCATTTTTTGGGAAGACTACATCCTTTACTGGTACACTTTCCCATAGGACTGCTAGTGGTCGCTTTATTTCTGGAGACTCTTACACTTAACGGAAAAAGGCCAGGGCTAAGAGAAGGCATCAACTGGCTCATCTACATCGGAGCACTTTCTGCCCTTGCCTCAGCGCTATTAGGTTATCTGCTTTACCAGGCAGAAGATTACCAGGGGCAGACTCTGGACTTTCATCTGGCTTTTGGGCTGCTAACTGCTATACTTTCTTTGCTCACTGCTTCACTATTATATCGGCAACAGCAAAATAAATTCCCTAAGCTTATTGCTTACCGTTCATCTTTAGTACTGACTGTTTTGTGCCTTACCATAGCCGGGCACCTGGGAGCCAATCTTACACATGGAGAAAATTATCTGAGCGAGACGCTTCCCTGGAACAATGGAGCATATGATAAGGGTAAAACTGCCGATCTGTTAGCGGAATTTACTTCAGCAGATACAGCTCATGAACTGAGCACAACACAGAAGGATCGCCTAAACCTGGAAGTACGAGCAATATTCGCCCATAATTGTTACCAATGCCATAGTGAACTTAAGCAAAAAGGCAAACTGGTATTAGAGACAAAAGAGGGAGTCATGCGTGGCGGCGAATCAGGAAAGTTGTTCGTGGCTGGTAATTCTGAGCAGAGCGAAATTATCCGCCGCCTTAAATTACCTCGTGGGCATGAAGAAGCAATGCCCGGCAAAGGCAAAGCGCTTACCAAAGAGCAGATTAAATTAATCAGTTTATGGATAGATGAAGGTGCGCATTGGGCAGATGCCTCACTTAAAGTTTTTCCCGAAGCAGAACTGGCACTTCGTCAACCGGAACTACCGCCAGGCAATGATCCTCAGGCACATCCCGTAGATTTATTGATGAATGAGTATTACAGCCAGCATAATATTAGTGCGCCGCAACTGGTAAATGACAGAATCTTTATTCGTAGAGCATACCTAGATGTACTCGGTTTGCTACCTAAACCTCAGCAAGTACAGGGTTTTGTTCAGAGCACTCAGCCCGACAAAAGAGCGAGACTGGTAGCTGAACTCTTGACAGACAGCACTAATTATACCCAACACTGGCTTAGCTTTTGGAATGACCTGCTGCGCAACGATTATTCCGGAACGGGTTTCATTACCGGAGGACGTAAGCAAATTACCGATTGGCTGTATTCTTCTCTTTACCAGAACAAAGCCTATGACCTGATGGTCAAAGAGCTGACCAATCCTACTGAGGCTTCAGAAGGTTTTATCAAAGGGATACAATGGAGAGGAGTAGTTAATGCGAGCCAGCGTACCGAAATGCAGGCAGCACAAAATATTTCTCAGTCGCTCATGGGTATTAACCTTAAGTGTGCCTCCTGCCACAATAGTTTCGTCAGCAATGTTACGCTAAAGCAGGCTTACGGTTTTGCTAATATCTTTGCAGACTCTACCCTGGAAATCTACCGCTGCGATAAGCCTACCGGACAAATGTCTCAGGTAGAATTTATCTACCCTGAACTGGGAGAGGTTGAAGCTGCATCCTTAAAAGACAAGCTGAAAAGCTTATCAGAGATCATCACCCAACCAGAAAATGGTAGACTGTACCGTACCATCACTAACCGTATATGGCATAGGTTGATGGGAAGAGGCATAGTAGAACCTCTGGATGAGATGGATAATACTCCCTGGAATGAGGACTTACTAGACTGGTTATCTGCTGATCTTATCCATCATAACTATGATCTTAAACATCTGATATACAGAATAATGACATCCTCTGCCTACCAGTCTACTTCAAGTGCTTATGAGAGAGTAGAAGCTCTGCGTTCCGATGACTACCTCTTTAAAGGACCAGTTCGCAGACGACTAAGCGCTGAGCAGTTTGCCGATGCCATCAGCCAGACTATTGCACCAGTTTACTATGCTACTGCTTACGAGCCTTCAGCACAGCATATAAATGCTGCATGGATATGGGCAAGAGAAGTAGAGGTAGAAAGAGATGTATTGCCTAAGCCCGGCAAACGTTACTTTCGTTATGCCTTTAACCTGCCGATAGACAAAGAAGTTGCATCAGCAGAAGTGCTGTTAACTGCCGATCATTCATTTAGCTTTTATATGAATACCCATTTGATAGGTGAAGCTAGTGACTGGCGCAAGGTTCAGTCGTACCGCATTGAGCCCCGGCTTAAGGCAGGAGCTAACATAATCGCAGTGGAAGCAGAAAATGAAGGCAAAGTTGCCAACCCCGCCGGACTATTGTTTGCCCTGAAAATTACGTATACAGATGGTAGTGAGGACTATGTTATGTCAGACAAAGACTGGAAAGTTAGTAAAACGGAACCGCAGATGGGCTGGACAGAAGTAGCCTACGATGACATTGCCTGGGAAAATGTGAAAGAATATCGCTCTGATTACTGGGGTAAGCTGATCAATTTCAGCTTTGATCAGGACGAGCCGCAGGCGTTTGCCCGAGCTTCTATGGTAAAGCTGGATCCTTTTCTAAAAGCTTTGGGGCGGCCCAGCCGAGAGAATGTAACTACCTCTCGTGATGATCAGGCCACTTTGCTTCAGGCATTGGAGCTTACCAATGGAGATTTCTTTAATAATATTATGAAAGAAGGCGCGGAGCGCTGGCTCGCTCAGTATGGTCATGACCATCAGCTTTTGGTAGAGCAGCTCTATTTACAGGCTTTTGGCCGTAAGCCAACGGAACAGGAGCAGACTTTTCTGATCCAGAAGTTGAACGAGAAAGCTCCACAAGAGCCCTTGCAGGATATTTTGTGGGCCAGTGTACTGTTGCCAGAGTTTCAATTTATCTACTAA
- a CDS encoding DUF1501 domain-containing protein: protein MPHYTDPIRRDFIKKMGAATLSALSTSLPSASFLSSCSPSERMPSSIDSVILLWMAGGMAHTETFDPKAYAPYEKGLESKKVLSTFPKIPTVVDDLYFSEGLAGIGSIMDKGAIIRSYRAADLGHILHTRHQYHWHTCYEPPQSVQPPHIGAWIARELGPLNPVIPPFISMGQRFTVGEGEELKAFHSAGFMGSDYGPFLIPDPSSGLDSVKPPQGMSTQRFERRNQLYKELIQKSPLEDKASGYQKESLMRSMEQAYRLLNSPEAKAFDLSQEPKEVYDTYNTGRFGLGCLLARRLVKEGARFISVSTEYEPFLGWDTHENGHTRLKKMKELIDRPIAQLINDLDESGHLDRTLVILASEFSRDAILEGRPGEKVKDQVDQPEQINDLKYYGMHRHFTDGCSVLMWGGNIKKGLVYGKTADERPCASVENTVVLDQLHQTIYHMLGIPPETHYTIEGRPFYTTPDGNGKALLDLLA, encoded by the coding sequence ATGCCTCATTATACAGACCCTATACGCAGAGATTTTATCAAAAAAATGGGAGCCGCTACGCTCTCCGCACTTTCAACTTCCTTACCCTCAGCGAGTTTTTTAAGTAGCTGTAGCCCATCTGAACGCATGCCTTCTTCTATAGATTCTGTAATATTATTATGGATGGCCGGAGGTATGGCTCATACCGAAACCTTTGACCCAAAGGCTTATGCGCCCTATGAGAAAGGGCTGGAAAGCAAAAAAGTACTGAGCACCTTCCCTAAAATTCCTACTGTAGTAGATGACCTCTACTTTTCTGAAGGGCTTGCCGGCATAGGAAGTATAATGGATAAAGGCGCAATTATTCGCTCTTATAGGGCTGCTGACCTGGGGCATATACTTCATACCCGCCATCAATACCATTGGCATACCTGTTATGAACCGCCGCAGTCGGTGCAGCCTCCGCATATAGGGGCATGGATTGCCAGAGAGTTAGGCCCACTCAACCCGGTTATCCCTCCATTTATTAGTATGGGCCAGCGCTTTACAGTGGGGGAAGGCGAAGAGCTCAAAGCATTCCATTCCGCAGGCTTTATGGGTTCAGATTATGGCCCGTTTCTTATACCGGATCCTTCTAGTGGGCTGGACAGCGTAAAGCCTCCACAGGGCATGAGCACCCAACGTTTTGAGCGTAGAAACCAGCTATATAAAGAGCTAATACAGAAAAGTCCGCTGGAAGATAAGGCCTCAGGCTATCAGAAAGAGTCTTTAATGCGCTCAATGGAGCAGGCTTATCGCCTGTTAAACTCACCAGAAGCCAAAGCTTTTGATTTAAGTCAGGAGCCTAAAGAGGTTTACGATACTTATAATACAGGTAGGTTTGGCCTGGGCTGCCTGCTGGCTCGCCGTCTGGTTAAAGAAGGTGCACGATTTATTAGTGTATCTACCGAATACGAACCATTTCTGGGATGGGACACCCACGAAAATGGACATACTCGTCTTAAGAAAATGAAAGAACTTATAGACAGGCCGATAGCTCAGCTGATTAATGACCTGGATGAGAGCGGGCATCTGGACAGAACGCTGGTCATACTGGCTAGTGAGTTCAGTAGAGATGCCATACTGGAAGGTAGGCCGGGAGAAAAAGTAAAGGATCAGGTAGACCAGCCGGAGCAGATTAATGATCTGAAATATTATGGTATGCATCGTCATTTTACAGATGGTTGCTCAGTATTAATGTGGGGAGGTAATATAAAGAAAGGTCTGGTATATGGTAAAACTGCGGACGAACGCCCCTGTGCTTCGGTAGAAAATACAGTAGTGCTGGATCAACTGCACCAGACTATCTATCATATGCTGGGCATTCCACCGGAAACACATTATACAATTGAAGGAAGGCCTTTTTATACTACACCTGATGGAAACGGTAAAGCTTTGCTAGACTTGCTGGCTTAA
- a CDS encoding Nif3-like dinuclear metal center hexameric protein, with translation MPLRLLILLFVALTPDLLTAQAYHAEQRTSQLVQPSTLSAQDVIDRIHNNLTVEWKEGGVDNIKAGKAAQTVSGIATTFMATLDVLKRAYAQGANMVITHEPTFYNHQDDKSFFETDDPVYLAKLKFIEEHNMVVYRFHDYWHMTRPDGIFVGVVEAFDWQKYRRADEQIFDLPETTLGELASQLSEHFNTNTLRVVGPKDMKVSTIGILPGAYGMKPQVQMIRENELDVLIVGESAEWETVEYVRDGLEAGVQKALIVMGHADSEEPGMKYCAEWLQEFIKEVPVTFVPAGNPLWSPE, from the coding sequence ATGCCGCTTCGCCTACTTATCTTATTATTTGTGGCTTTAACACCAGACCTGCTTACCGCCCAGGCTTACCATGCTGAGCAGCGAACTTCTCAATTAGTACAACCTTCAACATTATCTGCGCAGGATGTTATAGATCGTATTCATAATAACCTTACGGTGGAGTGGAAAGAAGGGGGCGTTGATAACATTAAGGCAGGAAAAGCAGCGCAAACAGTCAGTGGAATTGCCACTACTTTTATGGCAACACTGGATGTACTTAAAAGAGCGTATGCGCAGGGGGCTAATATGGTAATTACCCATGAACCTACATTTTACAATCATCAAGATGATAAATCGTTCTTTGAAACAGATGATCCGGTCTATCTGGCCAAGCTAAAATTTATTGAAGAGCATAATATGGTGGTATATCGCTTTCATGATTATTGGCACATGACCAGACCCGATGGCATATTTGTAGGAGTAGTAGAGGCTTTTGACTGGCAAAAGTACCGCCGGGCTGATGAACAGATATTTGACCTGCCGGAAACTACCCTCGGTGAACTGGCTAGTCAGTTAAGTGAACACTTCAATACGAATACTTTGCGCGTAGTAGGTCCTAAAGATATGAAAGTAAGCACGATAGGTATACTGCCAGGCGCTTATGGCATGAAGCCACAGGTACAAATGATTAGAGAAAATGAACTGGATGTACTGATTGTAGGCGAAAGTGCTGAGTGGGAAACTGTAGAATATGTTAGAGATGGTTTGGAAGCTGGCGTACAAAAAGCACTTATAGTTATGGGACATGCAGACTCCGAAGAGCCGGGAATGAAGTACTGTGCCGAATGGCTTCAGGAGTTTATTAAAGAAGTGCCCGTAACTTTTGTGCCAGCAGGCAATCCCCTATGGTCACCGGAGTAA
- a CDS encoding cyclase family protein, protein MSEIIDLSQEIYDGMPVYKSLPPVRMQVYATHEEWEGLKDADTHSPSVYKLEMGEHTGTHVDALNHMGRAYKGMSIDTMPLSMFYTEGICLDFSDKGFQELIYPEELEAACRHSNMEIREGDTVLLYTDHYRKAYGTEDWPKGPGLSTNAAYWLGHKGIAAFGVETMSPGVPKVSNKEVHQICGELGFTHYENMVNLHQLLGRGRFRFIALPLKIRGGTGSPVRAVAIFE, encoded by the coding sequence ATGAGCGAAATCATTGACTTAAGTCAGGAAATCTATGATGGTATGCCGGTATATAAAAGTCTGCCGCCGGTACGTATGCAGGTGTATGCTACTCACGAAGAGTGGGAAGGCCTGAAAGATGCAGACACCCACTCACCCAGTGTGTATAAACTGGAAATGGGAGAGCATACCGGCACTCATGTAGATGCCCTAAACCATATGGGCAGAGCCTATAAAGGTATGTCTATAGATACTATGCCGCTTTCTATGTTCTATACAGAAGGCATTTGTCTGGACTTTTCGGACAAAGGTTTTCAGGAGTTAATTTATCCTGAAGAACTGGAGGCAGCCTGCCGACACAGTAATATGGAGATCAGAGAAGGAGACACTGTACTCTTGTATACCGACCACTATCGTAAGGCTTATGGTACAGAAGATTGGCCCAAAGGCCCAGGTCTTAGCACAAATGCTGCCTACTGGCTGGGACATAAGGGAATAGCTGCTTTTGGCGTAGAGACTATGTCGCCAGGCGTTCCTAAGGTTTCTAATAAGGAAGTGCATCAAATCTGTGGAGAGCTAGGCTTTACTCATTATGAAAATATGGTCAATCTGCACCAGCTATTAGGCAGAGGACGCTTTCGCTTTATCGCTTTACCATTAAAGATCAGAGGAGGCACTGGCTCTCCGGTGCGAGCTGTAGCAATCTTTGAATAA
- a CDS encoding HU family DNA-binding protein encodes MGVSYNVVPKVNPQKREDPPKYYAISQSNGEVNFRALAKEIAEITTVSTPDAIAVLESLIMIIPRHIERGEIVRLGELGSLRLTIKSEGCNSEEEVNSSKIKKAYYRFSPGSELQETLKTLKYNRVKKANTEEESNELY; translated from the coding sequence ATGGGTGTATCATATAATGTCGTCCCCAAGGTAAACCCCCAGAAAAGAGAGGACCCACCTAAATACTATGCTATTTCTCAAAGTAATGGAGAAGTTAACTTTCGTGCACTGGCTAAAGAGATAGCAGAAATTACCACTGTTAGTACGCCGGATGCTATAGCAGTGCTGGAATCTTTAATTATGATTATTCCACGTCATATAGAACGTGGTGAGATTGTACGTTTGGGTGAGTTAGGTTCATTACGCTTAACCATTAAGAGTGAAGGCTGCAATTCTGAGGAAGAAGTAAACTCCAGTAAGATCAAGAAGGCGTATTATCGCTTCTCTCCGGGTTCAGAGCTACAGGAGACACTCAAAACACTGAAATATAACAGGGTGAAGAAAGCAAACACTGAGGAAGAAAGTAACGAGCTTTATTAA
- a CDS encoding response regulator transcription factor has product MKKVLIVEDDPEIVDLLEIHLDDLDCQITKTYDGKAGLDEALTDSYDLIILDIMLPFMDGLEVCRRLRGQEHYTPILMLTAKSEEIDKILGLETGADDYLTKPFSIREFISRVKAIFRRVEMIKGEGQKQEDKHVIEVDGLLMDSEKRKVSLHGERLSLTPKEFDLLWIMAAHPGRSYSRQELLNLLWGYEFSGYEHTVNAHINRLRAKIEGDVATPKYILTTWGIGYRFKDE; this is encoded by the coding sequence ATGAAAAAGGTACTTATCGTAGAAGATGATCCTGAGATAGTAGACCTGCTGGAAATTCATCTGGATGATCTGGACTGCCAGATTACTAAAACCTATGATGGTAAAGCGGGTCTGGATGAGGCGCTTACGGATAGTTATGACCTGATTATACTGGATATTATGCTGCCCTTTATGGATGGGCTGGAAGTTTGCCGCCGACTAAGAGGGCAGGAGCACTATACTCCGATACTGATGCTTACTGCCAAGTCAGAGGAAATTGATAAGATTCTGGGGCTGGAAACCGGTGCCGACGATTACCTCACCAAACCTTTTAGTATAAGAGAATTTATCTCCAGGGTAAAAGCTATTTTCCGTCGTGTGGAAATGATAAAGGGAGAAGGGCAAAAGCAGGAAGATAAACATGTAATAGAAGTAGATGGACTGTTGATGGACTCTGAAAAACGTAAGGTTAGCCTGCATGGTGAGCGCCTCTCCCTTACACCCAAAGAGTTTGATCTACTGTGGATTATGGCGGCACATCCGGGCCGTAGCTATAGCCGGCAGGAGCTCCTTAACCTGTTGTGGGGCTACGAGTTCAGCGGTTATGAGCATACCGTAAATGCGCACATCAACAGACTAAGGGCAAAAATTGAGGGGGATGTAGCCACACCAAAGTACATTTTGACCACCTGGGGCATAGGATACCGCTTTAAAGATGAATAA
- a CDS encoding sensor histidine kinase, with the protein MTVPSGQSLRNSLFWKIAIALFTLFLLLGLAFIFITSFASKRYYEETAQRLNADVAEQMLAEVNPFVNGEVNKEALGTIMHSMMAVNPSLEVYLLDPEGEILSFVVLDKKVKLSRVSLSPVQEFLSSKGKNYILGDDPRNPGRSTIFSATEVKEDQKLLGYVYMVLASEEYDNVMASLWQSHILRIGTWSFLLVLVTALIISLLVIWWFTRSLRKIQTMVRSFEEGDLNARVEVKQKDELGALSHSINKMADTIVRNIEELKQVDHLRKELIANVSHDLRTPLAIMQGYIETLNIKKDSLSEAQKQKYLDIVLKSSNKLKRLVNDLFELSKLEARQIEPKCETFSLPDLLHDVAMKYQILAQEKSLKLETHLDKQSALVHADLAMIDRVLQNLLDNALKHTPDAGTIRINAQQEGEEVKVEVNNSGSFIEEKEQGKIFDRYFMGKEPRVNGSGLGLAIVRNILEIHQSHIGVRSNTQEGTTFFFSLPKAKAALV; encoded by the coding sequence ATGACCGTACCATCCGGACAATCATTACGAAATAGCCTGTTCTGGAAAATTGCTATTGCGCTCTTTACGCTCTTTTTGTTACTGGGGCTGGCCTTTATTTTTATTACTTCTTTTGCCAGTAAACGCTATTATGAAGAAACAGCGCAAAGGCTTAATGCAGATGTAGCTGAGCAAATGCTGGCAGAAGTAAATCCTTTTGTAAACGGAGAAGTAAATAAAGAAGCGCTGGGTACTATTATGCACTCCATGATGGCCGTAAACCCCAGCCTGGAGGTCTATTTACTGGATCCGGAGGGTGAGATACTTTCTTTCGTAGTGCTGGATAAAAAGGTAAAGCTTAGTAGGGTATCATTATCTCCGGTGCAGGAGTTTTTGTCAAGCAAAGGTAAGAACTACATACTGGGAGACGATCCACGTAACCCGGGGCGCAGCACTATATTCTCGGCTACTGAGGTGAAAGAAGACCAGAAGCTTTTAGGCTATGTATATATGGTACTGGCCAGTGAGGAATATGATAATGTGATGGCTTCTCTATGGCAAAGCCATATCCTAAGAATAGGCACATGGTCTTTTTTGCTGGTACTGGTTACCGCCTTAATAATTAGTCTGCTCGTTATCTGGTGGTTTACACGATCGCTGCGCAAAATACAGACTATGGTGCGTAGTTTTGAGGAAGGTGACCTCAACGCAAGGGTAGAAGTAAAGCAGAAAGATGAGCTGGGCGCTCTGAGCCATTCTATTAATAAGATGGCGGATACTATTGTACGTAATATAGAAGAGCTAAAACAGGTAGACCATTTACGCAAAGAGTTGATTGCTAATGTGTCACATGATCTGCGTACTCCCCTGGCTATCATGCAGGGTTATATAGAAACACTGAACATTAAAAAGGATAGCCTGAGCGAAGCACAAAAGCAAAAGTACCTGGATATTGTACTGAAAAGCTCAAACAAACTGAAGCGTCTGGTCAATGATCTGTTTGAACTGAGCAAGCTTGAGGCACGTCAGATAGAACCTAAGTGCGAAACCTTCTCACTACCCGATCTGCTGCATGATGTAGCCATGAAATATCAGATACTGGCGCAGGAAAAGTCCTTAAAGCTTGAAACACATCTGGATAAACAAAGTGCTTTGGTGCATGCGGATCTGGCAATGATTGACCGGGTACTGCAAAACCTGCTAGACAATGCCCTGAAACACACGCCAGATGCTGGCACTATCCGTATTAATGCCCAGCAAGAGGGGGAGGAGGTAAAAGTAGAAGTAAACAATAGTGGCTCATTTATAGAAGAGAAGGAACAGGGTAAAATATTTGACCGCTACTTTATGGGTAAGGAGCCCCGCGTAAATGGTAGTGGACTTGGACTGGCCATTGTGCGCAATATTCTGGAAATACACCAAAGCCATATAGGCGTTAGGAGCAACACGCAGGAGGGAACTACCTTCTTCTTTAGTCTGCCCAAGGCTAAAGCTGCTCTGGTATAG
- a CDS encoding DM13 domain-containing protein has translation MKKIILFAVLPLFFMFACDEDDEVTTVDSSRPQGTFSVSRSGDFVEQNGTGTQGMAAVGTDEDGNSFIRFNDSFQTNLATGTVAIFLSTSDTFMADPANGNPNLKLVGNVSMNGESYYPLSETVDSKYTHIILWCASANIPFGYAPLQ, from the coding sequence ATGAAAAAGATTATTTTATTCGCAGTACTTCCTTTGTTTTTTATGTTCGCCTGTGATGAAGACGATGAGGTAACAACCGTAGACAGTAGTCGTCCGCAGGGCACATTTAGCGTCAGCAGAAGTGGTGATTTTGTTGAACAGAACGGTACCGGTACCCAGGGCATGGCAGCCGTTGGTACAGATGAAGACGGGAATAGCTTTATCCGTTTTAATGACAGCTTCCAGACAAACCTGGCAACGGGCACAGTAGCCATCTTTCTTTCTACCAGCGATACTTTTATGGCTGATCCTGCTAATGGTAACCCTAACCTCAAATTGGTTGGTAATGTGTCTATGAACGGTGAATCTTATTATCCTTTAAGTGAAACTGTAGACAGCAAATACACACACATTATCTTATGGTGCGCATCGGCAAACATACCTTTTGGTTATGCTCCGCTGCAATAA
- a CDS encoding Crp/Fnr family transcriptional regulator translates to MTSTDITTTPTQFSELVSNLSGHLQHYNKYDFIYLSPANLQKLFYVNEGLVRLGTYTEDGKEVTFCLVQEGALIGSFSFQDHQGKLFAQAYSELSLLSFSEWEMRSMFQQNSKFTFELIKMMGDQLRTMEEQFKMLAYQDVPQRILKFILYLAELYGYRHQRVTYIPHSFTHEDISRVVHTSRQTVTVTLRELQQKGYLCYRRGEFQIFHYEELLKLANKGLSY, encoded by the coding sequence ATGACATCCACAGACATAACAACTACACCCACCCAATTTTCTGAGCTTGTATCTAACCTCAGCGGGCATTTGCAACACTATAATAAGTATGATTTTATCTACTTAAGTCCGGCAAATTTACAAAAGCTCTTTTACGTAAACGAAGGACTGGTAAGGCTAGGCACCTATACTGAAGATGGGAAAGAAGTCACTTTTTGTCTGGTACAGGAAGGGGCACTAATCGGAAGCTTTTCTTTTCAGGACCATCAGGGGAAGCTCTTTGCTCAGGCTTATTCAGAGCTTAGTTTGCTCTCATTTTCGGAATGGGAGATGCGGTCCATGTTTCAGCAAAACAGCAAATTTACCTTTGAACTTATCAAAATGATGGGTGATCAACTGCGGACGATGGAGGAACAGTTTAAAATGCTTGCCTATCAGGATGTACCGCAGCGAATACTCAAGTTTATTCTTTACCTGGCCGAACTCTATGGTTATCGGCATCAGCGGGTAACTTATATACCCCATAGTTTTACTCACGAAGATATAAGTCGGGTGGTACATACCAGCAGGCAGACAGTAACTGTTACATTAAGAGAGCTCCAGCAAAAAGGTTATTTGTGTTATCGCAGGGGAGAGTTTCAGATTTTCCACTATGAAGAGCTATTAAAGCTGGCTAACAAAGGTTTATCATACTAA